A genomic window from Scomber scombrus chromosome 18, fScoSco1.1, whole genome shotgun sequence includes:
- the nlk1 gene encoding nemo-like kinase, type 1, which produces MQVLSALDILQPPQIDCFEEIYVITELMQSDLHKVIVSPQPLTTDHIKVFLYQILRGLKYLHSAGILHRDIKPGNLLVNSNCLLKICDFGLARVEEPDPSRHMTQEVVTQYYRAPEVLMGCRHYNSAIDVWSVGCIFAELLGRRILFQAQSPIQQLDLITDLLGTPPLSALSAACEGARAHILRGPHKPPSLSVLYMLSDGATHEAVHLLCRMLVFDPAKRISGSDALSHPYLDEGRLRYHTCMCQCCYSVPSGRVYTRDFEPVAERPFSHSYENSLLSVWQGKELIHRFITEHQQGKRVPLCINPQSAAFKTFIRSTAWHSSKVSRKEER; this is translated from the exons atgcAGGTGTTGTCAGCTCTGGACATTTTGCAGCCTCCACAAATCGACTGCTTCGAGGAAAT CTACGTGATAACAGAGCTGATGCAGAGCGACCTCCACAAAGTGATCGTGTCTCCTCAGCCGCTCACCACCGACCACATCAAGGTCTTCCTCTACCAGATCCTCCGAG gtTTGAAGTATCTGCACTCTGCTGGGATTCTGCACAGAGACATCAAACCTGGAAACCTGCTGGTCAACAGCAACTGTCTGCTGAAG ATCTGTGATTTCGGGTTGGCGCGTGTGGAGGAGCCCGACCCGTCGCGTCACATGACCCAGGAAGTGGTGACTCAGTACTACCGAGCGCCGGAGGTGCTGATGGGCTGCCGGCACTACAACTCGGCCATCGACGTCTGGTCGGTCGGATGCATCTTCGCTGAGCTGCTGGGACGACGAATCCTCTTCCAGGCTCAGAGCCCCATCCAGCAG ctggaTCTGATCACAGATCTGCTGGGaactcctcctctgtctgcGCTGTCGGCGGCCTGCGAAGGAGCCCGAGCTCACATCCTGAGAGGGCCGCACAAACCG ccGTCGCTGTCGGTTCTCTACATGCTGTCTGACGGAGCGACACACGAGGCCGTGCACCTGCTCTGCCGGATGCTCGTCTTCGATCCG GCGAAGCGTATCTCCGGCAGCGACGCTCTGTCCCACCCGTACCTGGACGAGGGCCGTCTGCGGTACCACACCTGCATGTGTCAGTGCTGCTACTCCGTTCCCAGCGGACGAGTTTACACCAGAGACTTCGAGCCGGTCGCAGAGCGGCCGTTCAGCCACAGCTACGAGAACAGTCTGCTGTCCGTCTGGCAGGGAAAAG AGTTAATCCATCGCTTCATCACGGAGCACCAGCAGGGCAAACGAGTGCCGCTGTGCATCAACCCTCAGAGTGCTGCCTTCAAGACCTTCATCAG gtccaCTGCTTGGCATTCCTCCAAGGTTTCcaggaaggaggagagatga